In a single window of the Nodularia spumigena CCY9414 genome:
- a CDS encoding sedoheptulose 7-phosphate cyclase: MNKVQASFEATETAFHVEGYEKIDFSLVYVNGAFDVKNREIADSYAKFGRCLTVIDANVYELYGKQIRSYFKHYDIDLTVFPIIISETDKSLSSFEKIVDAFSDFGLVRKEPVLVVGGGLITDVAGFACAAYRRKSNYIRVPTTLIGLIDAGVAIKVAVNHRKLKNRLGAYHAPLKVILDFSFLQTLPTSQVRNGMAELVKIAVVSNSQVFELLYEYGEQLLATHFGQLNATPEIKEIAHTVNYEAIKTMLELETPNLHELDLDRVIAYGHSWSPTLELAPRVPLYHGHAVNIDMALSATIAAKRGYIPTGERDRILELMNRIGLSLDHPLLDGDLLWDATESISLTRDGKQRAAMPRPIGECFFVNDLTREELDAALAEHKDLCAKYPRGGAGVDAYIESQAANLLGV; this comes from the coding sequence ATGAATAAAGTGCAAGCATCCTTTGAAGCTACAGAAACTGCATTTCACGTGGAAGGTTACGAAAAAATTGATTTTAGTCTTGTCTATGTAAACGGGGCATTTGATGTCAAAAACCGCGAAATTGCTGATAGTTACGCGAAATTTGGTCGCTGTTTAACTGTGATTGATGCCAATGTTTATGAACTTTATGGTAAGCAAATCAGGTCATATTTTAAGCACTATGATATTGATCTGACAGTATTTCCCATCATCATTTCTGAGACAGATAAAAGCCTGAGCAGTTTTGAAAAAATTGTTGATGCTTTTTCCGACTTTGGTTTAGTTCGCAAAGAACCTGTTTTAGTCGTCGGTGGTGGTCTAATTACTGATGTGGCTGGGTTTGCTTGCGCTGCTTACCGTCGCAAGAGCAATTACATTCGCGTTCCAACTACCTTAATTGGTTTAATTGATGCAGGTGTAGCAATTAAGGTAGCAGTTAATCATCGCAAGTTAAAAAATCGCTTGGGAGCATATCATGCACCTTTGAAAGTAATTCTGGATTTCTCATTTTTGCAGACTTTGCCAACATCTCAAGTCCGCAATGGGATGGCAGAATTAGTAAAAATTGCTGTAGTGTCTAACTCACAAGTGTTTGAACTGCTATACGAATATGGCGAACAACTGCTTGCGACTCATTTTGGACAGCTGAATGCGACACCGGAAATCAAAGAAATTGCTCATACAGTTAACTACGAAGCCATCAAAACCATGCTGGAGTTAGAGACTCCGAATTTGCATGAGTTAGACTTGGATCGAGTGATTGCTTATGGACACAGTTGGAGTCCTACCCTAGAATTAGCACCTCGTGTACCCCTCTATCATGGTCACGCGGTGAATATAGATATGGCTTTGTCTGCAACCATTGCGGCTAAACGTGGTTATATTCCGACTGGAGAGCGCGATCGCATTCTAGAATTAATGAATCGTATCGGCTTATCTCTCGATCATCCCCTACTAGATGGCGATTTACTTTGGGATGCTACAGAGTCTATTAGTTTAACACGAGATGGCAAACAACGCGCCGCTATGCCTCGTCCCATTGGTGAGTGCTTCTTTGTCAATGATTTGACCCGTGAAGAACTGGATGCGGCTTTAGCTGAACACAAAGATCTTTGTGCTAAATACCCTCGTGGTGGAGCAGGCGTTGACGCATACATTGAAAGTCAAGCAGCCAACCTATTGGGAGTATAA
- a CDS encoding TIGR03643 family protein, producing MKLPNLDTQTIDRIIEMAWEDRTPMEAIEAQFGLQEKQVIALMRQQMKESSFKMWRERVTKRKTKHLHKREFIAGRFKSQNQK from the coding sequence ATGAAGTTACCAAATCTTGATACCCAAACTATTGATCGCATCATTGAAATGGCATGGGAAGATAGAACACCTATGGAAGCTATTGAGGCTCAGTTTGGGCTACAAGAGAAACAGGTAATTGCTTTAATGCGCCAGCAAATGAAAGAATCTAGTTTCAAAATGTGGCGAGAGCGAGTTACCAAACGCAAAACAAAACATTTACATAAGCGAGAATTTATTGCAGGTCGGTTTAAGTCGCAAAATCAAAAATAA
- a CDS encoding ATP-grasp domain-containing protein, with the protein MAQSISLSLGNSPTSSTGVWVKLVALFKTLGTLTLLLIALPFNALIVLISLLWGFVRSPFRQKAVVAEHPQTILVSGAKMTKALQLARCFHAAGHRVILIEGHKYWLSGHRFSKAVSGFYTVPAPQLDPEAYIQALVDIVEKEQVDVYVPVCSPVASYYDSLAKPALSEYCEVFHFDADVTKMLDDKFAFTAQARSLGLSVPKSFKITDTQQVINFDFSQETHKYILKNIAYDSVRRLNLTKLPCDTPEETAAFVNSLPISEENPWIMQEFIPGKELCTHSTVRDGELRLHCCSDSSAFQINYENVENTQIREWVQHFVKSLALTGQISFDFIQAESGTVYAIECNPRTHSAITMFYNHPGVAEAYLGKTTLDAPLEPLTNSKPTYWIYHEIWRLTGIRSWKQLQTAVNTLLRGTDAIFQLNDPVPFLTLHHWQIPLLLLKNLQQLKGWVKIDFNIGKLVELDGD; encoded by the coding sequence ATGGCACAATCAATTTCTTTATCTTTGGGGAACTCTCCCACTTCTTCAACGGGTGTTTGGGTAAAGTTAGTGGCTTTATTTAAGACTCTCGGTACTTTGACATTATTACTCATAGCTTTGCCGTTTAATGCTTTAATAGTATTGATATCTTTGTTGTGGGGTTTTGTGCGATCGCCTTTTAGACAAAAAGCTGTGGTCGCAGAACATCCGCAGACTATCTTGGTAAGTGGAGCCAAGATGACCAAAGCTTTACAATTGGCTCGTTGTTTTCACGCAGCCGGACACCGAGTTATTTTGATTGAAGGTCACAAATATTGGTTATCTGGACATCGATTCTCTAAAGCAGTCAGTGGTTTTTATACAGTTCCGGCTCCGCAATTAGACCCAGAAGCCTATATTCAGGCGTTGGTAGACATCGTTGAAAAAGAGCAGGTTGACGTTTATGTACCTGTATGCAGTCCTGTTGCCAGTTACTACGACTCTTTAGCAAAGCCGGCATTATCGGAATACTGCGAAGTTTTCCATTTTGATGCAGATGTTACCAAGATGTTGGATGATAAATTTGCTTTTACTGCTCAGGCGCGATCGCTTGGTTTATCTGTACCCAAATCCTTTAAAATCACAGATACCCAACAAGTGATCAATTTTGATTTTAGTCAAGAAACCCACAAATATATATTAAAAAATATTGCTTACGATTCCGTTCGCCGCTTAAATTTAACCAAACTTCCCTGCGACACCCCAGAAGAAACGGCAGCCTTTGTCAACAGTTTACCCATCAGCGAAGAAAACCCTTGGATTATGCAAGAGTTTATTCCTGGGAAGGAGTTATGCACACATAGCACAGTGCGAGACGGAGAATTAAGATTGCATTGCTGTTCAGACTCATCTGCATTTCAAATCAACTATGAAAACGTAGAAAATACCCAAATTCGGGAATGGGTGCAACACTTCGTTAAAAGTTTAGCCCTAACTGGGCAAATTTCCTTCGACTTCATCCAAGCTGAATCCGGGACAGTGTACGCCATTGAATGCAATCCCCGTACCCATTCAGCCATCACCATGTTCTACAATCATCCCGGTGTAGCAGAAGCTTATCTAGGTAAAACTACCCTAGATGCACCCTTAGAACCCCTAACAAATAGCAAACCCACCTACTGGATATATCACGAAATCTGGAGACTAACAGGTATACGTTCCTGGAAACAACTGCAAACAGCAGTAAATACCCTATTGCGAGGCACAGATGCCATTTTCCAGCTTAATGACCCCGTACCATTCCTTACCTTACATCACTGGCAGATTCCCCTACTACTGCTAAAAAACCTGCAACAACTCAAAGGCTGGGTAAAAATAGACTTCAACATTGGTAAACTCGTAGAACTAGACGGCGACTAA
- a CDS encoding DUF3122 domain-containing protein, with protein sequence MTVGLWGVESAQALLRQHHDSPGVLRYHSQVSIKDEKGYAWQVLLFKQNYNSPVKDLRLRVVGFPGIAEIAHPQPLEIEAASGKLLSASDVYALAAPAPNVGEYNLTNVLPQLSSTDALKLYVPTKSVKPLVLKIPNNVVTEWQWLVTEID encoded by the coding sequence TTGACAGTTGGCTTATGGGGTGTAGAATCAGCACAAGCGTTGCTGCGCCAACATCATGATTCCCCTGGTGTTTTGCGCTATCACTCCCAAGTATCGATCAAAGATGAAAAAGGGTACGCTTGGCAGGTGCTGCTGTTCAAACAAAATTACAATAGTCCAGTCAAAGACTTAAGATTACGTGTAGTGGGTTTTCCTGGTATTGCTGAAATTGCCCACCCCCAACCATTAGAAATTGAAGCAGCATCAGGAAAATTGTTGAGTGCATCCGATGTTTACGCTTTAGCTGCACCTGCACCGAATGTAGGTGAATATAATTTGACTAATGTTTTACCCCAATTGTCAAGCACCGATGCACTCAAACTCTATGTGCCAACTAAAAGCGTCAAGCCATTGGTTCTCAAGATACCCAACAATGTAGTTACCGAGTGGCAATGGCTAGTAACTGAAATTGATTAA
- a CDS encoding DUF1499 domain-containing protein, translated as MSHLLTALTHPLRRMISFVIFLTLISGLILPTPAWADSSGLGVENGHLSACPTSDNCVVSQDADAKHAIDPITYHVDRDAARETLLKVLSVVPRTEVIEQTDNYIHALSKSRIFKFVDDVEFYLPADEPVIHTRSASRIGESDLGVNRRRVEQIRLALRDLNI; from the coding sequence ATGTCTCATCTACTAACAGCCTTGACACACCCACTCCGCCGGATGATCTCCTTTGTCATCTTCCTCACCTTGATTAGTGGTTTAATACTTCCTACACCTGCTTGGGCTGACTCTTCTGGCTTGGGAGTTGAAAATGGTCATCTGAGTGCTTGTCCAACTTCAGATAACTGTGTTGTTAGCCAAGATGCTGATGCTAAACACGCTATTGACCCCATTACCTATCATGTAGACCGCGATGCAGCCAGAGAAACTTTACTCAAAGTTCTCAGCGTTGTTCCCCGCACAGAGGTGATAGAACAAACAGATAATTACATTCATGCTCTTTCTAAAAGCCGCATCTTTAAATTTGTGGATGATGTAGAATTTTATTTACCTGCTGATGAGCCTGTGATTCATACCCGCTCTGCATCTCGCATAGGAGAATCGGATCTCGGTGTAAATCGCAGGCGTGTAGAGCAAATTCGTTTAGCTTTGCGCGATTTAAATATTTAA
- a CDS encoding class I SAM-dependent methyltransferase — protein sequence MYTNTNKKYQYSYRDSQTSHHHDYIIPALMEMISETAAAVVENKQKPRILDIGCGNGSLSNLIAQHGYEVVGVEESVSGVQLAQDTFPNCKFVQGSIYNLPYAEIGNNFDIVISTEVIEHLFFPKELVISAKKCLKPNGSLILTTPYHGYLKNLILGISGRMDQHFTALWDGGHIKFFSVATMTNLLKSEGCTDIKFKFAGGYPYVWKSMLCSSIPK from the coding sequence ATGTATACAAATACTAATAAAAAATACCAATACTCCTACCGAGATAGCCAAACATCACACCATCATGATTACATTATTCCTGCTCTAATGGAGATGATATCGGAAACTGCTGCTGCTGTCGTGGAAAATAAACAAAAACCACGCATTTTAGATATAGGTTGTGGTAATGGGAGTTTGAGTAACTTAATTGCACAACACGGTTATGAAGTTGTCGGAGTTGAAGAATCAGTATCAGGGGTACAGTTAGCCCAAGATACTTTTCCCAACTGCAAGTTTGTTCAAGGTAGCATTTATAATCTTCCCTATGCAGAAATAGGCAATAACTTTGATATTGTCATTTCTACTGAAGTAATTGAGCATTTGTTTTTCCCCAAAGAATTAGTGATAAGTGCTAAAAAATGCCTCAAGCCCAATGGGAGTTTAATACTGACTACTCCCTATCACGGCTATCTCAAAAATCTTATCCTTGGTATTTCTGGTAGAATGGATCAACATTTTACCGCTCTTTGGGATGGTGGACATATCAAGTTTTTCTCTGTTGCAACAATGACGAATTTACTCAAATCAGAAGGTTGTACAGATATAAAATTTAAATTTGCGGGCGGTTATCCTTATGTTTGGAAGTCAATGTTATGTTCTAGTATCCCTAAATAG
- a CDS encoding MAPEG family protein, whose translation MITVLTLLLYLFITINVGRARAKYKVLPPQMTGNPDFERVVRVQQNTLEQMVFFLPALWLFCYIKPRQN comes from the coding sequence GTGATAACTGTTCTCACACTGTTGCTGTATTTATTCATCACCATTAACGTTGGTCGAGCCAGAGCCAAATACAAAGTCTTACCTCCCCAAATGACTGGAAACCCCGACTTTGAAAGAGTGGTGCGTGTGCAACAAAATACCCTAGAGCAAATGGTTTTCTTCCTACCCGCTTTATGGTTATTCTGCTATATAAAACCTAGACAAAACTAG
- a CDS encoding class I SAM-dependent methyltransferase, protein MIENKKYVIQNFFDKTAAIYSDYFDLEKKSGKTFNFNKRMEIITQLSSQCSERLLDCAVGDGKITANVIQSHNFTEVTLVDLSSKMLELAYNNCKNQAAKDVNIQSFNLDIFDFVQHQAVNQEYDLIICSGLIAHIPNTLELLQSLRKLLSRNGRIILQTTLLDHPVTKIVKLLTQKQYLQRNGYPITYYTCNDIVKLCQTANLQIQSMQKFSLGCQFLDNRLPPRWNYTLESLLEKPSEYIGTEAIYLVSK, encoded by the coding sequence ATGATAGAAAATAAGAAATATGTCATCCAAAACTTTTTTGATAAAACAGCAGCAATTTATTCTGATTACTTCGATTTAGAAAAAAAATCAGGAAAAACCTTTAACTTTAATAAACGTATGGAGATTATCACTCAATTATCTTCACAATGTTCAGAACGATTATTGGATTGTGCAGTAGGAGATGGCAAAATTACAGCTAATGTGATTCAGTCTCATAACTTTACTGAAGTGACTTTAGTAGACCTGTCCTCTAAGATGCTAGAATTGGCTTATAATAACTGTAAAAATCAAGCTGCCAAAGACGTAAATATCCAATCCTTTAATTTAGATATCTTTGATTTTGTGCAGCATCAAGCTGTTAACCAAGAATACGACTTAATTATTTGTTCAGGGTTAATAGCTCATATTCCTAACACCCTAGAACTTTTACAATCTTTAAGAAAGCTATTGTCTAGGAATGGGCGAATCATCCTCCAAACTACATTACTAGACCATCCAGTTACTAAAATCGTGAAACTGTTAACGCAAAAACAGTATTTACAAAGAAATGGTTATCCAATCACTTATTATACTTGTAATGATATAGTCAAACTTTGCCAAACAGCTAATTTGCAAATTCAATCTATGCAAAAATTTTCTTTAGGCTGCCAATTTTTAGATAATAGACTTCCTCCTCGCTGGAATTATACCTTAGAATCTTTATTAGAAAAGCCATCTGAATACATCGGAACTGAAGCAATTTATTTAGTGAGTAAATAG
- a CDS encoding D-alanine--D-alanine ligase family protein → MPLLNILHLVGSAQNDFYCDLSRLYAQDCLTATAERSRYHFQIAYITPDGKWRFPRSLNLEDIAIAKPISLVEAIQFITAQNIDLVLPQMFCIPGMTYYRALFDLLKIPCVGNSADIMAIASHKARTKAIVAAAGVKVPRGELLRPGDVPTITPPVVIKPVSSDNSLGVALVKEASDYEAALQTAFEYADEVIVETFIELGREVRCGIIVKDGDLVGLPLEEYKLDPDEKPIRSYADKLQKTDDGNLSFSAKDNMKSWIVDPSDPITKRVQEVAKMCHQALGCRHYSLFDFRIDPQGQPWFLEAGLYCSFAPKSVISCMAIAAGIPLNELFMTVIHETLSSSNLHQFSCI, encoded by the coding sequence ATGCCATTACTTAATATCCTGCACTTAGTCGGTTCTGCACAGAATGATTTTTACTGCGATTTGTCACGGCTTTATGCTCAAGATTGCTTAACGGCAACAGCAGAGCGATCGCGCTATCATTTCCAAATAGCATACATTACACCTGATGGCAAGTGGAGATTTCCTCGCTCTCTTAATCTAGAAGATATCGCGATCGCTAAACCGATTTCTCTGGTTGAAGCAATACAATTTATCACAGCGCAAAACATTGACCTCGTGTTACCACAAATGTTTTGTATTCCGGGAATGACTTACTACCGCGCTTTATTCGACCTGCTCAAAATTCCTTGCGTAGGTAATAGTGCGGATATTATGGCAATAGCCAGCCACAAAGCCAGAACTAAAGCAATTGTCGCCGCAGCAGGGGTGAAAGTACCACGAGGAGAACTGCTTCGCCCCGGAGATGTGCCAACAATTACACCTCCAGTAGTGATTAAACCAGTAAGTTCTGACAACTCTTTAGGGGTGGCTTTAGTCAAAGAAGCTAGTGACTATGAGGCTGCTTTGCAAACAGCATTTGAGTATGCAGATGAGGTGATTGTCGAAACATTCATTGAACTTGGTCGGGAAGTCAGATGTGGTATCATTGTCAAAGATGGGGACTTAGTGGGTTTACCCCTGGAAGAATATAAATTAGACCCTGACGAGAAACCCATCCGCAGCTATGCTGATAAACTCCAAAAAACCGATGATGGTAACTTGAGTTTTAGCGCGAAAGATAATATGAAGTCTTGGATTGTAGACCCTAGCGACCCCATTACCAAAAGGGTTCAGGAAGTAGCTAAAATGTGTCATCAGGCTTTGGGTTGTCGCCACTACAGTTTATTTGATTTCCGCATCGACCCACAGGGACAACCTTGGTTTTTAGAAGCCGGCTTGTATTGTTCTTTTGCTCCTAAAAGTGTGATATCCTGTATGGCGATCGCTGCGGGAATTCCTCTCAATGAGTTATTCATGACGGTTATTCATGAAACATTGAGCAGTAGTAATTTACATCAGTTTTCATGTATTTGA
- a CDS encoding YdcF family protein, with the protein MFLILAGFILALLSIIPIRLAIASYQSPHPQAILTLGGSPEREEFTAEFAKKHPHLDIWVSSGIPPKQAQAIFQNANISNHRLHLDYLAVDTVTNFTSLVDDFKHNHIQHIYLITSAYHLPRAKAIATLVLGSQGITFTPVPIPSQKPRESIVRIVRDSGRSLLWIVSGLTGASFHPRFREPFYAAR; encoded by the coding sequence ATGTTTCTAATTCTAGCAGGTTTTATCCTAGCATTATTGAGTATAATCCCCATCCGACTAGCGATCGCCTCTTACCAGTCTCCCCATCCCCAAGCAATCCTGACCCTTGGCGGTAGTCCAGAACGAGAAGAATTTACTGCTGAATTTGCCAAAAAACATCCCCATTTAGATATATGGGTTTCTAGCGGTATTCCCCCAAAACAAGCCCAAGCCATCTTCCAAAATGCAAATATTTCCAACCACCGCCTGCACCTCGATTACCTCGCGGTTGACACTGTTACCAACTTTACCAGCCTTGTTGATGATTTTAAGCACAACCATATTCAGCATATCTACTTAATTACCTCTGCCTATCATCTGCCCAGAGCCAAAGCCATAGCTACTTTAGTATTAGGTAGTCAAGGAATCACATTTACCCCTGTCCCTATACCCTCCCAAAAACCTAGAGAATCCATTGTTCGCATCGTCAGAGATAGTGGACGTTCCCTATTATGGATTGTATCAGGTCTTACCGGAGCCAGCTTTCACCCTCGTTTTCGTGAGCCATTTTATGCGGCTAGATAA
- a CDS encoding glycosyltransferase: MKILMVIPALGNVYGGPTKIVLELAESIAKLGISVDIIATNANGSTDLDVPLNQWTIKKYYRIQYFPYLNLLDYKFTGSMTKWLFENVTNYNIVHTNAIFSYPVLAAHWACKFRKIPYIATPHGMMEPWALAYKAWKKKLYFTLVEKPALQTANAMQMTASTEARHIKTLGLETSLVFVPNGIHSIDFASLPSSDIFYQQFPETRNKILIIFLGRIDPKKGLDLLAPAFAQVYEKFPETHLIVAGPDNTGFLPTAESYFIEAGCRDGVTFTGMLKGDIKYASLAAANIYVAPSYSEGFSMSVLEGMATGLPCVITTGCNFPEAGTASAASIVDIDADQIANALIKFLQEPILAKEMGDRARQFILENYTWDSIATKMLSIYQDITSQK, translated from the coding sequence ATGAAAATTTTAATGGTTATCCCTGCATTGGGAAATGTCTATGGCGGCCCGACCAAAATTGTTCTGGAGTTAGCAGAGTCAATCGCTAAATTAGGTATTAGTGTTGATATTATCGCTACTAATGCAAATGGTTCTACAGATTTAGATGTGCCTTTAAATCAATGGACAATAAAAAAATATTATCGGATTCAGTATTTTCCCTATTTAAATTTGTTAGATTACAAATTCACTGGCTCGATGACAAAATGGTTATTTGAAAATGTAACTAACTATAATATTGTACATACTAATGCTATCTTTTCTTATCCAGTTCTAGCTGCTCATTGGGCTTGCAAATTTCGTAAAATTCCATATATTGCCACTCCTCACGGCATGATGGAACCGTGGGCATTGGCTTATAAAGCTTGGAAGAAAAAACTATACTTTACTCTTGTGGAAAAGCCTGCACTCCAAACAGCCAATGCTATGCAAATGACAGCTTCTACTGAAGCCAGACACATAAAGACTCTTGGCTTAGAAACTTCGTTAGTTTTCGTGCCTAATGGCATTCATAGTATAGATTTTGCATCTCTTCCTAGCTCAGATATTTTTTATCAACAGTTTCCTGAAACTCGCAATAAAATATTAATTATATTTTTAGGACGTATTGATCCCAAAAAAGGATTAGATTTATTAGCCCCTGCTTTTGCTCAAGTATATGAAAAATTTCCCGAAACTCACTTGATTGTTGCTGGTCCTGATAATACAGGATTTTTGCCCACGGCGGAAAGCTACTTTATTGAAGCAGGGTGTAGGGATGGTGTCACCTTTACAGGAATGCTTAAAGGTGATATAAAATATGCAAGTTTAGCAGCAGCTAACATCTATGTTGCGCCTTCTTATTCTGAAGGTTTTAGTATGTCAGTATTAGAAGGGATGGCTACTGGTTTACCCTGTGTCATCACTACTGGCTGTAATTTTCCGGAAGCTGGGACGGCTAGTGCTGCTAGTATAGTTGATATTGATGCTGACCAAATAGCCAATGCCTTAATAAAATTTTTGCAAGAACCCATTTTAGCTAAAGAGATGGGCGATCGCGCTCGGCAGTTTATCCTAGAAAATTATACATGGGATAGTATAGCTACAAAAATGCTGTCAATTTATCAAGACATAACTAGCCAAAAATAA
- a CDS encoding glycosyltransferase family 2 protein, whose amino-acid sequence MLEQVTPLILTYNEAPNIQRTLQKLTWANRIVVIDSYSTDETLEILSSYPKVEVFKRKFDTHATQWNYGLEQVKSEWVLSLDADYVLTKELINEISNLPLDTTIDGYFAKFKYCVFGKPLRSTILPPREFLFRKNKAIYIDDGHTQLLKNQGQSSQLSAYIYHDDRKPLSRWLWAQERYMVIETKKLLETPNNELSLSDRIRKQKILAPLIIFVYCLIVKGAILDGWQGWYYTFQRVLAEVLLSIHLIEAEKLQ is encoded by the coding sequence ATGCTAGAACAAGTTACCCCGCTTATCCTGACTTACAACGAAGCACCCAATATCCAGCGTACTCTGCAAAAACTGACATGGGCAAATAGAATCGTTGTTATTGATAGTTATAGTACAGATGAAACCTTAGAGATTTTATCTTCTTACCCTAAAGTAGAAGTTTTTAAACGCAAATTTGATACTCACGCTACTCAATGGAACTATGGCTTAGAGCAAGTTAAATCAGAATGGGTTCTGTCTCTGGATGCAGATTATGTGCTGACAAAGGAACTGATTAATGAAATTAGTAATTTACCTCTAGACACTACCATTGATGGTTATTTTGCAAAGTTCAAGTATTGCGTATTTGGCAAACCTTTACGAAGTACTATACTTCCTCCCCGTGAATTTTTATTTCGTAAAAATAAAGCCATTTATATTGATGATGGTCATACCCAACTACTAAAAAATCAAGGTCAGTCTAGTCAACTTTCAGCATACATTTACCATGACGATCGCAAACCATTAAGTCGTTGGCTATGGGCGCAAGAACGTTACATGGTGATTGAAACCAAAAAGCTTCTAGAAACTCCCAACAATGAACTCAGTTTAAGCGATCGCATCCGTAAACAAAAAATCTTAGCACCATTAATTATCTTTGTTTATTGCCTCATCGTCAAAGGTGCTATTCTTGATGGTTGGCAAGGTTGGTACTATACATTTCAGCGTGTATTAGCCGAAGTTCTTCTCAGCATACATTTAATAGAAGCAGAAAAACTCCAATAA
- a CDS encoding O-methyltransferase, whose product MTSVLGKETARPITPHSILVAQLQKTLKLAQEGNISPEILESLRQGVELAAGLDPYLDDYTTPESSALAALAQKTSQEDWGKRFSNQETVRQLEQEMLSGHLEGQTLKMFVHMTKAKRILEVGMFTGYSALAMAEALPSDGVLIGCEVDPYVAKFAQDCFSESPHGKTIIVEVAPALETIHKLAARKESFDLIFIDADKKEYVEYFQMILEHDLLTPDGLICVDNTLLQGQVYLPEAQRTANGEAIAQFNRVVAADPRVEQVLLPIRDGVTLIRRVA is encoded by the coding sequence ATGACCAGTGTTTTAGGAAAAGAAACAGCTAGACCAATTACGCCACATAGCATTTTGGTAGCCCAGCTGCAAAAAACTCTCAAATTAGCCCAAGAGGGTAATATTTCCCCAGAAATTTTAGAATCTCTGCGCCAGGGAGTGGAATTAGCCGCAGGTTTAGATCCTTACTTGGATGATTACACCACCCCGGAATCGAGCGCATTAGCAGCATTGGCGCAAAAAACCAGCCAAGAAGACTGGGGAAAACGCTTTAGTAATCAAGAAACAGTGCGTCAATTAGAGCAAGAAATGCTCTCAGGACATCTGGAAGGACAGACATTAAAAATGTTTGTTCATATGACCAAAGCGAAGCGCATTCTCGAAGTGGGAATGTTCACAGGATATTCAGCTTTGGCAATGGCAGAAGCACTCCCTAGCGATGGGGTACTAATAGGGTGTGAAGTAGACCCCTATGTGGCTAAATTTGCTCAGGATTGCTTTAGTGAGTCTCCTCACGGCAAAACTATCATTGTCGAGGTTGCACCAGCCTTAGAGACAATTCACAAGTTAGCAGCTAGAAAAGAATCCTTTGATTTGATTTTCATAGATGCGGATAAAAAGGAGTATGTAGAATACTTCCAGATGATTTTGGAACATGATTTACTGACTCCCGACGGGTTAATCTGCGTGGATAATACTTTGTTACAAGGACAAGTATACCTCCCAGAAGCACAACGTACCGCCAATGGTGAGGCGATCGCCCAATTTAATCGTGTTGTCGCCGCAGATCCTCGTGTGGAGCAAGTTTTGTTACCCATCCGAGATGGTGTCACCCTAATTAGACGCGTCGCGTAA
- a CDS encoding WcaF family extracellular polysaccharide biosynthesis acetyltransferase, which yields MRLDKYTLGNYTPGAPYWKQLLWYFVGSPLVESSWLPITSVKVGILRIFGASIGEGVRIKPGMRVKFPWRLTLGDYVWIGEDAWIDNLAPVTIESHACISQGVYLCTGNHDWSDLNFELKIAPIYIQESSWIGAKSVIGPGVTIGKGAVLTIGGVAAKSLASMTIYAGNPAEPIKERKLH from the coding sequence ATGCGGCTAGATAAATACACTCTGGGCAATTATACCCCTGGCGCACCTTACTGGAAACAGCTTTTGTGGTACTTCGTTGGCTCTCCTTTAGTTGAGAGTTCTTGGCTTCCCATCACATCTGTGAAGGTGGGGATATTACGGATATTTGGAGCTAGCATTGGTGAAGGTGTTCGCATTAAGCCAGGAATGCGGGTGAAGTTTCCTTGGCGGTTAACTTTAGGTGATTATGTTTGGATTGGTGAAGATGCTTGGATAGATAACCTGGCTCCTGTGACTATAGAAAGTCATGCGTGCATATCTCAAGGTGTGTATCTCTGTACCGGGAATCATGATTGGAGTGACCTTAACTTTGAGTTAAAAATTGCCCCAATTTATATTCAAGAAAGTAGTTGGATTGGAGCCAAGTCAGTAATTGGCCCCGGCGTTACTATTGGGAAAGGCGCTGTGTTAACTATAGGGGGAGTTGCGGCTAAATCATTGGCATCCATGACTATTTATGCAGGAAATCCGGCAGAACCAATCAAGGAAAGAAAGCTACATTAA